From one Suricata suricatta isolate VVHF042 chromosome 8, meerkat_22Aug2017_6uvM2_HiC, whole genome shotgun sequence genomic stretch:
- the LOC115298250 gene encoding uncharacterized protein LOC115298250 isoform X1 yields the protein MALPVSARPALRAPFSSGRGRGSFRGLGRPWMKADEGKQTESLATHRHGGEQEEKIGLPAQGLMGQEAGSFPRLTRELRRSRKSERGAARRPAGPGGHSQQMQAPDPVALA from the exons ATGGCTCTGCCAGTTTCGGCACGGCCAGCACTGCGGGCTCCCTTCTCCTCCGGCCGCGGACGAGGCAGCTTCCGCGGACTCGGCCGGCCGTGGATGAAGGCGGATGAAGGGAAGCAAACCGAGAGTTTAGCTACTCACCGCCATGGTggagaacaggaagagaaaataggacTTCCGGCCCAGGGCCTTATGGGTCAGGAGGCGGGCTCTTTTCCCAGGCTAACCCGAGAGCtcaggaggagcaggaagagcgAGAGGGGTGCGGCGCGGCGTCCGGCTGGTCCTGGTGGGCACTCTCAGCAGATGCAG gctccagaCCCGGTGGCTCTTGCGTGA
- the RPL11 gene encoding 60S ribosomal protein L11, protein MAQDQGEKENPMRELRIRKLCLNICVGESGDRLTRAAKVLEQLTGQTPVFSKARYTVRSFGIRRNEKIAVHCTVRGAKAEEILEKGLKVREYELRKNNFSDTGNFGFGIQEHIDLGIKYDPSIGIYGLDFYVVLGRPGFSIADKKRRTGCIGAKHRISKEEAMRWFQQKYDGIILPGK, encoded by the exons ATGGCG CAGGATCAAGGTGAAAAGGAGAACCCCATGCGGGAACTTCGCATCCGCAAGCTCTGCCTCAACATCTGTGTGGGGGAGAGCGGAGACAGACTCACCCGGGCAGCCAAGGTGCTGGAGCAGCTCACAGGCCAGACCCCTGTGTTCTCCAAAG CGAGATACACCGTTAGGTCCTTTGGtatcaggagaaatgaaaagattgCTGTCCACTGCACAGTCCGTGGGGCCAAGGCAGAAGAAATCTTGGAGAAAGGTCTAAAG GTGCGAGAgtatgaattaagaaaaaataacttctccGATACTGGAAACTTTGGTTTTGGGATCCAGGAGCACATCGATCTGGGAATCAAATATGACCCAAGCATTGGTATCTACGGCCTGGACTTCTACGTG GTGCTGGGTAGGCCAGGTTTCAGCATCGCAGACAAGAAGCGCAGGACAGGCTGCATTGGGGCCAAACACAGGATCAGCAAAGAGGAGGCCATGCGCTGGTTCCAGCAGAAG taTGATGGGATCATCCTTCCTGGCAAATAA